The genomic stretch AGGCGGAGAAGGCCTACTTCGCGCAGCTCGAGGGCTGGGACAAGAATGGCACCCAGCTCACCTCCTGCCAGGAGTACGTGCACGAGAAGTACTACGGCTTCAGCCGCTTCGAGCAGCGAGCCGGCCGATATGGCGACGACGCCCGCGCCTTCTTCGACGCGGCCTACGGCAAGGAGGGCATCGCCCACCGCACGCTCTACAGCCTGGACGAGCAGGCGCTGGCGCCCATCTGGAACCCGCAGCAGCGGGTGGCCAAGAACGCGTACTTCCGTTTCGTCCCCGGTGCCTACCCCCAGGGCGCCAAGCCCTACGTGTTCGAGTCCGAGGCCGCGAAGCTGGCCGAGAACCCCGAGGCGCGTGAGTGGGCCGTCGCGTCGGATTCGTGGCACCAGGAGATGAACGAGGTGTTCTCCGGCGTCCCCGACGACGTGCTCGACCAGCGTCAGCGGGAGCAGGAGGAGTTCACCGCGTTGCTGGCGCGGCGGGAGTCTGTCTACCAGGAGTGGCTGAAGACCGCCGAGCTCCTCAGGTCGCGCGACCACGACACGAAGGCGCTGGACGCCGCCGCCGCGGAGCGGCTCTACGGGCTCGACAAGGCCATCGAGGAGGGGCTCGTCAAGGCCCAGGCGCGAGGCTGCCTCGACGCCTCGTCGCCGACGCCGTGTGACTGGAGCCCCCGTCGCTACAAGGAGATGTTGGAGGAGGCCATGGCGCCGCGCCGCGCCGCGGACCTCCGCGCTTGCCTCTTCCTGACGGGCAACGACTTCAGCGCCGAGAGCTTCGTCCGCAACGCCGACAAGCTCGACATCAAGGCGCTGGACCAGAAGGACTACACCCTCGACTCGAGGCTGCTCGAGGAGTACCTGGAGACGTACGGGACACACGTGGCCGCGCTGGATGCGCCGGTGGACCCTCCCACGGGCGCGACGCGCCACGGGGGCGAGGCTGGCGACAGCGGCTACGCGGGTGACAACACGTTTGGCGGGGGCTACTCGTACAAGGCCGGGTGGGAGGTCAGCCAGGGTACCGCGCCGCTGCGGGCCGCGACGCTGGGGCCGTGGTGCGAGAGCAACGTGCGGCTGTATGGCGAGTTCACCGGATACGTGAACGTCTTCAGCCCGACGCCCTTCGAGCTGGCCCACGTCCATGGCGAGGCGGCGACCGAGGGCAATGGGCTCCGCTTCAAGGTGAACGCCCGCGTCATGGGGCTGGCCATCGTCGGCCTCGACCAGCACTACCCGCTGCGCTTCACGTTCGCGAGCGACACGCCCTTCTTCAAGCGCGACGCGGCCTATGCCGCCACCACCTTCGTGGTGTGGTTCATCCCCGTCACCATCAAGGGCGGCGTCTCGGCCGACACCGGCATCAAGGTCGACATCGGTGGCGCCGTCACGCGCGACTGCGCCCTGGACCTGGTGGGCATCGACGTGGTCGGTTCCATCACCCCGTACCTGGCCATCAAGGGCTTCGTGTCGGTGGGAATCGGCATCCCGTTCCTCCAGGTGGCGGTGCGTGGGGAGGTGACGCTCACCCGCGTCAACCTGCCGCTCACGAGCGACATCGGCATCTACCTGAGCTCGCCGTCGCATCCGACGAACCCCAACACGCTGTTCCTGCGGCTGAAGGCGGGGCTGGACCTCGAGGTCCGCTTCCTGGATGGCACCATCCTGCTCTACGCCGAGATGGGTGACCTGTCGGCCCAGTTCCCCGTGTTCTCGTGGTCGGGCTTCGGCATGAAGACGAACATCTTCACGGAGACCGTCGCGGTTCCCCTGGCACGGCTCTTCTAGTCGTTCCCGTGGCCCGGCTCCGCGCCGCGTGAGCCGGGCCACTCCCTTCCTCGTCGCCTCGTCCTGGAGTCTCCCATGCGTCGCCCGACGCCCTTCGTCCGCACGGCCGTGCTCTCCTCCTTGTTGCTCGTGGGTTGTCTGTCCGCCTGGCACTTCACGCGCTCCGCGCCCAGGCGCGACGACCCCTCGTCCGTGGCGAGCGCGTCGCGGCTGCCGCTCTTTCGTTGGACGCCCGGCGAGGAGCGCACCTATCGCTTCGTCTGGGACGACCTGCAGCGAGTGGTGTTGCCGATGCCCGTCCCGGGGGAGTCCTCCTCGCTGGATGGAACGCTGCACCTCGGGGGCACGTTGACGCTCCAGGCGCTGGAGGCGCGGCCGGATGGGACGCGGGTGCGCCTGGCGCTCGAGTCGCTGACCCGGCACGAGGCCAGGCTGTCCGGACAGGACATCCTGCCGGACGCGGCCGCCGTGGCGCGCCTGCTGCCTCCGTCCGCGTCCGCGTGGGTGGAACTCGACGCACGGGGCGCGTTGCGGGCCATCCGCTTCTCGCCGTCCGAGCCCGCGCTGTTCCAGCAGCTCGCCCAGACGCTGGCCGCGGAGCTGTTCCCCTCCGAGCTGCGGGACGCCGCGCGGTGGAGCACCCTCGAGTCCACCCAGACGGGTGACGTGGAGGCCACGTTCCAGTTCGAGGGGGCCTCCGACGCGATGCTGACGCGGCGTCGCTCGCGCTACCAGCGCCTCCGGGCCTCCCCCGAGCAGCTGCCCTTCCAGCAGACGCTGCGCTCGCTCACGCGCTTCGAGCGCGCGCCGGATGGACAGATGGCCGGCGTGACGCATGACGAGGCCCTGGATGCCCTGCGCACCGACGGCACCCCGCTGATGTCGCGCCGGATGCGCCTGCGGGTGGAGTTCGCCTCCCGCCAGGTCAAGCCGCCGCCCGTCTCGGAGCTGGAGAAGGGCATCGTCCGGAGGCCCTCGGAGATCGCGTTCGATGGGGACCCGGAGGTGGCGCTGCTGCGCAGCCAGGCGGACGGCATGACGGTGGACGAGGTGTTGCGGCGGCTGGCCGGCGTCAACGAGCCCGAGGCGCTGGGCGACCTCCCTGGGTTCATGCGCCGCGCGGTGGCCGCGTTCAAGCTCGAGCCGGAGCGCACCCGCGAGCTGGCGGCGGCCTTCCTGCGCCAGGGCGCGACGCCGGGGCTGCGCGAACTGACGATGGACCTGCTGGCCTGGACGGGCCACGCCCAGGCCCAGGCCACGATGCGCGAGCTGCTCCAGACGCCCCGCGCCCGCGAGCACGATGCGTCCTACGTCCTCATGGTGCAGCGCGCGGGGCTCCTCCAGGAGCCCGAGCCGGAGACGGGCCGGATGCTCCTGGCGATGAACGCCCAGGCCCGCGCGGTGAACGACCCCGGCGTCGAGCGGGCCACCGCCTACGCGCTCGGAGGCGTCGTCTCCCACCTGCCGCCGGAGTCGCCGGAGGTGGCCACCTACCTGCGGCCCCTGGAAGCCGCGCTGCGCGACGCCGCGAGCGACGAGGCCCGCGCGCACGCCCTGGTGGCCCTGGGCAACACCGGCCGGGAGGAGCTGCTGGACCAGGCCTCGCCGCACCTGCGCTCGGAGTCCGCCGAGGTCCGCGCCGCCGCGGCGGAGGCGCTGCGGCGCGCGCCCCAGGACGTGGCGACGCGCATGCTGATGGACGCGCTGGACTTCGAGAAGAACCGCGACGTGCAGGCCGCGCTGCTCGACGCGCTGGACGCGCGCTCGCTCGACACGGCGGACCTGGAGCGGCTGCGGAGCTGGGTCGTCGCGGGGCGCCTCGTCGCCGGCGTCGAGTCGAACCTGCTGAACGTCATCACCCACCGGCTCGACGTGGGCGGCGCTCCCTTCGTCCAGATGCTCCAGGTCCTCGCGCTGCGCCCCGGGCAGCCTCCCGCCACGCGCGCGCGCGTCATGTCGCTGATGGCCCAGGTCTCCGCGCAGCAGGGCGGCTGAGCCACCGGGTCCACTGCTTCATCGTCACAACCACCCATCGTCGTCGAGGTCCTCATGAAACGCTGTCTGAACGGGCTGGGCCTGGTGGCCCTGCTCGGCCTGTTGCTGGCTTCCTCCGCCCACGCGGACGTCGTGGATGACGTCTGGCGCGGCACGCACGTGCGGTTGAACGCCGCTCGCATCCGCGTGCATGGCAACACCTTCGCCACGGGCTACTGGCTGCTGAACAAGTCGGCCAACTCGCTCGACCTCCACGTCCCGGCGCGCGACTTCGGCGTCGGCTCGGACCTGATGCTGAACCTGTACGGCTCGCGCTCGGGCAACGTCATCACCTGGACCTTCGACGACACGCTGCCACGGCCCTATTCCCTGGGCGGCGCCAACAGCGTCACCCGCGTGCGGGGAACGCTGCGGGCCTTCGCGCGGCTGGTGCGCGGCGCGGACGACCCGTACTGCGAGCGCGCCGCGTGCCCCCACAACGTCGAGCTGGTGCTGACCTCCGGCAGTCAGGTGTGGGTCGACGGCTATACGGACATCGTCTTCAAGGTCTTCTGGACGGAGGCCGTGGAGGTCCAGCAGTTCGTCGCCTACGCCGGGGTGCCGAGGCCGCGCCTGTCCTCGGTGCGCATGCTCACCTCCACCAACCGGTGCCCGGCCACGGTGCCCACCGAGTTGTCGGGCGAGGTGACGTTGTCCAGCCCCGCGCCCACGGGCGGCACGCTGGTGGAGCTGCTGAGCGTGGACGCCAGCGTCGGCGTGCTCAACGTGCGTGTCCCGGAGGCGCAGCGCACCGCGCGCTTCGCCCTCCGCCTGCCCTCGGGGTGGAGTGGTCCCACCGTCATCCAGGCCGCCTCCGGAGGAGCGGTGCACAAGCTCGCGGTCGGCCTCATGAAGTGCGTCTTCGAGGTCGTCCCCTTCAAGGCCTGGGCGTCGCTTCCGGTGTCGGTGATTCCTCGCTTCCTCCTCGAGGGCGGAGCGGTGGTGGCGCGGGTGGAGGGGGAGGAGTCGGACACCCTGTTCACCTCGAGGATGGAGCCCTATCCGCTGCGCGAGGTGCTGGGCGTCGAGCGCGTCGACGTGCGGGCCGTCAACAGCGGCGGGGACCTGTTCGGCACGGCGTATGGCCCGAAGGGGACGGGGGCCTTCCGGCTCCGGGCGGGCGCGGTGAAGTCCGGGGTCGAGCAATGGGTGGAGGGCTACGAGGCGCTCACCGGCAACGCGCATGGCGTGCCGCTGGTGCGCTGGCCCGAGGACGCGGACGCCGTCTACCTCGTCGACGAGGTGGGGCCCTTGCCGAAGGAGAACCTGAAGGGGCTGGCGAAGGCGCGGCTGCGCTTCAACGCGCTCGGGGAGGTGGCGACCACCGTCGAGACGTCGAAGGGGGTCCGGGCGGTGCGCATCTTCGGCGAGGAGTCGACGATCCTCGTGGACGAGGAGTCGGAGGTCTCGGCGCTCAACGACGTGGGCATGGTGCTGGGGACCGCGCGCACCTCCGAGAAGCTGTTCCGGCCGTTCCTCTGGACTCCGAAGGGGGAGAGCCAGTGGTTGCCGCTGCCGGAGGGCTTCGTGTCCGCCCGGGGCGTGGCGCTCAACGATTCCGGCTGGGTGGTGGGCACCGCCACCGCGGCGGATGGCAAGACGAAGGCGGCGTTCCTCTTCCGCGCGGGCGCGGAGAAGACCTCGCTGCTGGACGAGTTGGCGCCCGAGGAGCTGCGCAAGGCGGGCTACCGCATCCAGGAGGCCCTGGCCGTCACCAATGAACTCCAGGTCCTGGTGCGCGCGGTGGATGACCAGGGCCAGCGCGTGCACCTGGTGCTCAGCCCATGAGCGCCCCCGGGACTGACTCGACTCTTCGAACGAGGACCTTCATCGTGAACCTGAAAACGCCCCTGCGGGGACTGGTGATGTTGTGCATGGTCGTCATGGCGGGCTGCGGGAGCTGCCAGGGCGGTGGCGTTCCGGACTGCCCGTCGGGGGCGGAGGGGACGCAGGGCTGCGAGTGCCGGACGGAGACCGCCAGTTGCAACCCGGGTCTTCAGTGCCGGGATGGGGCGTGCCTGCCCTGTGGCGCGGAGGGGAGTGGCTGCTGCGTCAGCGGCGTCACGACGTCCTGCTCGGGCTCGCTGGTGTGCGTGATGGAGTCCGGCGGGGAGTTCTGCCGCGACTGCGGAGACGTGGGGGAGGCGTGCTGCGACTCGTCCGGCAGCCAGGTCTGCAACGCGGGAGGCACGTGCGTGGGCGGCACCTGCCAGTCCGTGGCGGAGCTGACGTGCGACCCGACGGGGACGGCCTTCACCGTGGGCATCCTGGACGAGGACGAGTGCGCGGTGCGCGTGGTGGAGGTCCGCGCGGCGAGCGCCGCCAACGCGCTGATGTGCGCGAGTGGCAGCGGCATGCTCGCGATGGGGGAGGCCCTCTACGAGATTCCGAACTCACCCATCATCGACTACGAGCTCTGCGTGACGACGCAGGGAGCCGGTCGTCAGACCACCAGCGTCCGTGCCTTCGATGACCTGGGAGCGCGGCGCTGCGCGACCTGGACCCGGTGCGGCGACACGGGCTGCACCAGCATCGCCTGGGGGGCCTGCAGGTA from Myxococcus stipitatus encodes the following:
- a CDS encoding HEAT repeat domain-containing protein, with amino-acid sequence MRRPTPFVRTAVLSSLLLVGCLSAWHFTRSAPRRDDPSSVASASRLPLFRWTPGEERTYRFVWDDLQRVVLPMPVPGESSSLDGTLHLGGTLTLQALEARPDGTRVRLALESLTRHEARLSGQDILPDAAAVARLLPPSASAWVELDARGALRAIRFSPSEPALFQQLAQTLAAELFPSELRDAARWSTLESTQTGDVEATFQFEGASDAMLTRRRSRYQRLRASPEQLPFQQTLRSLTRFERAPDGQMAGVTHDEALDALRTDGTPLMSRRMRLRVEFASRQVKPPPVSELEKGIVRRPSEIAFDGDPEVALLRSQADGMTVDEVLRRLAGVNEPEALGDLPGFMRRAVAAFKLEPERTRELAAAFLRQGATPGLRELTMDLLAWTGHAQAQATMRELLQTPRAREHDASYVLMVQRAGLLQEPEPETGRMLLAMNAQARAVNDPGVERATAYALGGVVSHLPPESPEVATYLRPLEAALRDAASDEARAHALVALGNTGREELLDQASPHLRSESAEVRAAAAEALRRAPQDVATRMLMDALDFEKNRDVQAALLDALDARSLDTADLERLRSWVVAGRLVAGVESNLLNVITHRLDVGGAPFVQMLQVLALRPGQPPATRARVMSLMAQVSAQQGG